A portion of the Andreesenia angusta genome contains these proteins:
- a CDS encoding DUF6063 family protein, producing MLLYNNEQIMESFRIYSTLSANGAGECEDMRSYMADDKVRALVDQFSRQVDCTVFTSGEKIYMVPIAKSSPFHISNESLKREHFLSRWENSDLYTMYLSVIVLFGCFYDSYQTIEPTRDFINMAEWMDTLSERIESLEEHGEERLAEMDRELEYNWSSIVKKWADMDEIKETVKTQKGQTISKMSFLNSVRRFLERQDLVKDIGNDEIELTEKSKVIVQRYYMEYDYNRGILDFIYEVEKKRGEI from the coding sequence ATGCTTCTTTATAATAATGAGCAGATTATGGAATCTTTCAGGATTTACTCTACGCTTTCGGCAAACGGGGCAGGTGAGTGCGAGGATATGAGGTCGTATATGGCTGACGACAAGGTCAGGGCTCTTGTAGACCAGTTTTCAAGGCAAGTGGACTGCACTGTATTCACTTCGGGAGAAAAAATATACATGGTCCCGATAGCGAAGAGCTCTCCGTTCCACATCTCAAATGAATCCTTGAAGAGAGAGCACTTTCTCAGTAGGTGGGAGAATTCAGACCTGTACACCATGTATCTCTCTGTGATAGTTCTCTTTGGCTGCTTTTACGACAGCTACCAGACTATAGAGCCTACAAGGGATTTTATAAATATGGCGGAGTGGATGGACACGCTAAGCGAAAGGATAGAGTCTCTAGAAGAACATGGAGAGGAGCGACTGGCGGAGATGGACAGAGAGCTTGAGTATAACTGGTCTTCCATAGTGAAGAAGTGGGCAGATATGGACGAGATAAAAGAGACTGTAAAGACTCAGAAGGGGCAGACCATAAGCAAGATGTCTTTTCTGAACAGTGTAAGGAGATTTCTAGAGAGGCAGGATCTTGTAAAAGACATAGGGAATGACGAGATAGAGCTCACAGAGAAGTCCAAGGTCATAGTCCAGAGATACTATATGGAATATGACTACAACAGGGGCATACTGGACTTTATTTATGAGGTTGAAAAAAAGAGAGGAGAGATATAA